A region of Streptomyces paludis DNA encodes the following proteins:
- a CDS encoding TetR/AcrR family transcriptional regulator yields MTPAGTPGDTPRRRGRPARKDAGNGPGARQQILDAARAQFAERGYDKTSVRGIAKAAGVDAALVHHYFGTKDEMFAAAIEVSFEPALLVTPLFTADRDHIGEQLARHFIAIWENPATRAPLLAVIRSALTHEAAATVLRSFLLRRLLGRIAGELDVPNPEFRAEMAASHMIGTAFLRYVIKAEPLASADPEEIIALVAPTIQRYLTER; encoded by the coding sequence ATGACCCCGGCCGGCACCCCGGGCGACACCCCCCGCCGCCGTGGCCGTCCCGCCCGCAAGGACGCGGGCAACGGCCCTGGCGCCCGGCAGCAGATCCTCGACGCGGCGCGCGCGCAGTTCGCCGAGCGGGGGTACGACAAGACGTCGGTCCGGGGCATCGCCAAGGCCGCGGGCGTCGACGCGGCGCTGGTGCACCACTACTTCGGTACCAAGGACGAGATGTTCGCGGCGGCCATCGAGGTCTCCTTCGAGCCCGCCCTGCTGGTCACCCCGCTGTTCACCGCCGACCGCGACCACATCGGGGAGCAGCTCGCGCGCCACTTCATCGCCATCTGGGAGAACCCGGCCACCCGCGCCCCGCTGCTGGCGGTGATCCGTTCCGCGCTGACGCACGAGGCGGCGGCCACGGTCCTGCGGTCGTTCCTGCTGCGCCGGCTCCTCGGCCGGATCGCGGGGGAGCTGGACGTACCGAACCCGGAGTTCCGGGCGGAGATGGCCGCCTCCCACATGATCGGGACGGCGTTCCTGCGGTACGTGATCAAGGCGGAGCCGCTCGCGTCGGCGGACCCCGAGGAGATCATCGCGCTGGTGGCGCCGACGATCCAGCGCTATCTGACCGAGCGCTGA
- a CDS encoding sugar phosphate isomerase/epimerase family protein yields MADPVVRNPAENAVKVALSTASVYPESTATAFEIAARLGYDGVEVMVWTDPVSQDIEALRRLSDYHGVPVLAVHAPCLLITQRVWSTDPWVKLQRARQAAERLGADTVVVHPPFRWQRQYARDFVTGIWRMADETDVRFAVENMYPWRYRDREMLAYAPDWDVTKDDYRHFTVDLSHTATARTDALSMIDRMGDRLGHVHLADGTGSGKDEHLVPGRGSQPCAELLAGLAGSGFDGHVVIEVNTRRAMSAAEREADLAEALAFARQHLGAAAPASGPAPGPASAPVRASSSRTSPRTSHTSEPS; encoded by the coding sequence GTGGCAGATCCAGTGGTGCGCAACCCGGCGGAGAACGCGGTGAAGGTCGCGCTGTCGACGGCCTCGGTCTACCCGGAGTCCACGGCGACGGCCTTCGAGATCGCCGCGCGCCTCGGGTACGACGGCGTGGAGGTCATGGTCTGGACCGATCCGGTCAGCCAGGACATCGAGGCGCTGCGCAGGCTCTCCGACTACCACGGGGTCCCCGTCCTGGCCGTCCACGCGCCCTGTCTGCTGATCACCCAGCGGGTCTGGTCCACCGATCCCTGGGTGAAGCTCCAGCGCGCGCGGCAGGCGGCGGAGCGGCTCGGGGCGGACACCGTGGTCGTACATCCGCCGTTCCGCTGGCAGCGGCAGTACGCGCGTGACTTCGTCACCGGTATCTGGCGGATGGCGGACGAGACGGACGTGCGGTTCGCCGTCGAGAACATGTACCCGTGGCGCTACCGGGACCGCGAGATGCTCGCCTACGCCCCCGACTGGGACGTCACCAAGGACGACTACCGGCACTTCACCGTCGACCTCTCGCACACCGCGACCGCCCGTACGGACGCCCTGTCCATGATCGACCGGATGGGCGACCGGCTCGGCCACGTCCATCTCGCGGACGGCACCGGCTCCGGGAAGGACGAGCACCTGGTGCCGGGACGGGGCAGCCAGCCGTGCGCCGAGCTGCTGGCGGGGCTGGCGGGCAGCGGCTTCGACGGCCATGTGGTGATCGAGGTCAACACGCGGCGCGCGATGTCGGCGGCGGAGCGCGAAGCGGATCTCGCGGAGGCGCTGGCGTTCGCCCGGCAGCATCTGGGCGCAGCCGCTCCGGCTTCCGGTCCGGCTCCCGGTCCCGCTTCCGCTCCCGTACGGGCGTCATCGTCGCGTACGTCGCCGCGTACCTCGCACACGTCCGAACCCTCATGA
- a CDS encoding Ppx/GppA phosphatase family protein — protein MRLGVLDVGSNTVHLLAVDAHRGARPLPAHSHKAELRLAELLDADGAIGPEGVDRLVATIADALQAAEDKGCEAVLPFATSAVREATNADQVLGRVKSETGVDLEVLTGEQEARLTFLAARRWFGWSSGKLLVLDIGGGSLEIAYGMDEEPDAAVSLPLGAGRLTAGRLPGDPPDPIDVKALRRHVRAEIARTVGEFARLGTPDHVVATSKTFKQLARIAGAARSAEGLYVQRELSRASLEEWVPRLATMNALQRAALPGVSEGRSSQLLAGALVAEAAMDLFGVETLEICPWALREGVILRRLDQLTV, from the coding sequence ATGAGACTCGGAGTCCTCGACGTCGGTTCGAACACGGTGCACCTGCTGGCAGTCGACGCGCATCGCGGTGCCCGCCCGCTGCCCGCGCACTCGCACAAGGCGGAGCTGCGGCTCGCCGAACTCCTCGACGCGGACGGCGCGATCGGTCCCGAGGGCGTCGACCGGCTGGTGGCGACCATCGCCGACGCGCTCCAGGCCGCCGAGGACAAGGGCTGCGAGGCGGTCCTGCCGTTCGCGACCTCCGCCGTGCGCGAGGCCACCAACGCCGACCAGGTCCTCGGCCGCGTCAAGAGCGAGACCGGTGTGGATCTCGAAGTGCTCACCGGCGAGCAGGAGGCCCGGCTCACCTTCCTCGCCGCCCGGCGCTGGTTCGGCTGGTCCTCCGGGAAGCTGCTGGTCCTGGACATCGGCGGGGGCTCGCTGGAGATCGCGTACGGCATGGACGAGGAGCCCGACGCCGCCGTCTCCCTGCCCCTGGGCGCCGGCCGGCTCACGGCGGGCAGGCTGCCCGGTGACCCGCCCGACCCCATCGACGTGAAGGCGCTGCGCCGGCACGTACGGGCGGAGATCGCCCGTACCGTCGGCGAATTCGCCCGCCTCGGCACCCCGGACCATGTGGTGGCGACCTCCAAGACCTTCAAGCAGCTCGCCCGGATCGCCGGGGCCGCCCGCTCCGCCGAGGGGCTCTACGTCCAGCGCGAGCTGAGCCGCGCGTCGCTGGAGGAGTGGGTCCCCCGGCTCGCCACGATGAACGCCCTCCAGCGCGCCGCGCTCCCCGGTGTCTCCGAGGGCCGCTCCTCGCAGCTGCTGGCGGGGGCGCTGGTCGCGGAGGCGGCGATGGATCTGTTCGGGGTCGAGACGCTGGAGATCTGCCCCTGGGCGCTGCGCGAGGGCGTGATCCTGCGCCGCCTCGACCAGCTCACGGTGTAG
- a CDS encoding RNA polymerase sigma factor, whose translation MSSGPHTSPDTTGAPRAPRSAPQSVAPVPPARYEPYLDGLFTYCLSVLCDHDAATGVLGDVLAISERQYGRCPAGEGERRAWLYAIARWACLREMTERRRGRPGAYSGSREPERGREGRREGRREGRRDGVAKTAGPGAAAEPGPGHEPEAAERRRRELALLAWPEAAGTTPEQREALELAVRHRLGPGEVAAVLSMEPPAARALLSSAACEVERTRAALAVVDTGGCASVARLTGDDQVLLSAALRRELVRHVDDCPRCRRAAERAGAADPWPGSRPVVPAPRAVPVASAPAAGGVSSASTATAAPAVPSAPPTSSVSPAATLPLVTAPRSAAYAAMTRARRARPSAPRFGRNGFPMDPKDRAARRDRLRARAVTTTVVATVVAAPVLALWAAYRGAPQTGESRGGSSIAAGETGGPAGSDGPYGPEGPGGEPYEHYENTGSTRDGTGARFIEGSRAPGISVEIISDGVGVPPVGPDRPNPGRIAVEARPAGDAVDSTLIILRASGGEPVSWTAGTEAPWLRLSRHYGTLAPGESATVRVTVDHRRAPSGPWSARIALYPAGVVVKLHGYGVRPPATGGRPGPGSPGHTTGPGGPGGGTGGGTGGPASPPAPSGPGTPRPTDPSPPNPADPTGPGQGPDPGDPSPSHPDPDPSGSAPSPPDSSAPGPADPPPSD comes from the coding sequence ATGAGCAGCGGTCCCCACACCTCCCCGGATACCACCGGCGCACCTCGCGCGCCCCGTAGTGCGCCCCAGTCGGTGGCGCCGGTCCCGCCCGCCCGCTACGAGCCGTATCTGGACGGGCTGTTCACCTACTGTCTCTCGGTCCTCTGCGACCACGACGCGGCGACCGGCGTACTGGGCGATGTCCTGGCCATCTCCGAGCGGCAGTACGGGCGTTGCCCCGCCGGCGAGGGGGAGCGCAGGGCCTGGCTGTACGCGATCGCGCGCTGGGCCTGTCTGCGCGAGATGACCGAGCGGCGGCGCGGCCGGCCGGGGGCGTATTCGGGCAGCCGCGAGCCGGAGCGGGGGCGCGAAGGACGGCGTGAAGGGCGGCGTGAAGGGCGGCGCGACGGTGTGGCGAAGACGGCCGGACCGGGCGCCGCTGCCGAGCCCGGCCCCGGTCACGAGCCCGAGGCCGCCGAGCGGCGCCGCCGTGAACTCGCGCTGCTGGCCTGGCCCGAGGCCGCCGGGACGACGCCCGAACAGCGCGAGGCCCTGGAGCTGGCCGTACGGCACCGGCTCGGCCCCGGCGAAGTCGCCGCCGTCCTGTCCATGGAGCCCCCGGCTGCCCGCGCGCTGCTCTCCTCCGCCGCCTGCGAGGTGGAGCGCACCCGCGCCGCCCTCGCCGTCGTCGACACCGGCGGCTGCGCGTCGGTCGCCCGGCTCACCGGCGACGACCAGGTGCTGCTCTCGGCCGCGCTCCGGCGCGAACTCGTCCGGCACGTGGACGACTGCCCGCGCTGCCGCCGCGCCGCCGAGCGCGCCGGGGCGGCGGACCCGTGGCCCGGCTCACGCCCGGTGGTCCCGGCACCGAGGGCGGTCCCGGTGGCCTCGGCGCCCGCCGCGGGAGGCGTCAGTAGCGCCTCCACCGCCACGGCCGCACCTGCCGTCCCGTCCGCCCCGCCCACCTCGTCCGTCTCACCCGCCGCGACGCTGCCCCTCGTCACCGCGCCCAGGAGCGCCGCGTACGCCGCCATGACCCGGGCCCGCCGCGCTCGCCCGTCGGCGCCGCGCTTCGGCCGTAACGGTTTTCCCATGGACCCCAAGGACCGCGCCGCCCGCCGCGACCGGCTCCGGGCGCGCGCCGTGACCACCACCGTCGTCGCGACGGTCGTCGCCGCCCCCGTGCTCGCGCTCTGGGCCGCGTACCGGGGCGCACCGCAGACCGGCGAGAGCCGCGGCGGCTCCTCGATCGCCGCGGGCGAGACCGGCGGGCCGGCGGGCTCGGACGGTCCGTACGGTCCGGAAGGGCCAGGGGGAGAGCCGTACGAGCACTACGAGAACACCGGCAGCACCCGCGACGGGACAGGGGCCCGCTTCATCGAGGGCAGCCGCGCGCCCGGTATCTCCGTCGAGATCATCAGCGACGGCGTCGGGGTGCCGCCCGTGGGACCGGACCGGCCGAACCCCGGCCGGATCGCCGTCGAGGCGCGGCCCGCCGGGGACGCGGTCGACTCGACGCTGATCATCCTGCGCGCGTCCGGCGGCGAACCGGTCTCCTGGACCGCCGGTACGGAAGCCCCCTGGCTGCGGCTGAGCCGCCACTACGGCACCCTCGCGCCCGGCGAGTCCGCCACCGTCCGCGTCACCGTCGACCACCGGCGCGCACCGTCCGGGCCCTGGAGCGCGCGGATCGCCCTCTACCCGGCCGGTGTGGTCGTCAAGCTCCACGGTTACGGGGTCCGGCCCCCGGCGACGGGCGGCCGGCCAGGACCGGGCAGCCCCGGTCACACCACCGGACCGGGCGGCCCCGGCGGCGGTACGGGAGGCGGCACCGGCGGACCGGCCTCGCCGCCCGCCCCATCCGGCCCCGGCACCCCACGCCCCACCGACCCGTCCCCGCCGAACCCCGCGGATCCCACCGGTCCTGGGCAGGGGCCGGATCCGGGCGATCCGTCCCCGTCGCACCCGGATCCGGACCCGTCCGGCTCCGCGCCCTCGCCGCCCGACTCCAGCGCGCCGGGCCCGGCCGACCCGCCACCGTCGGACTGA
- the radA gene encoding DNA repair protein RadA, giving the protein MAVRTKSAKDRPSYRCTECGWTTAKWLGRCPECQAWGTVEEYGAPAVRTTAAGRVSTPALPIGKVDVRTATARSTGVAELDRVLGGGLVPGAVVLLAGEPGVGKSTLLLDVAAKAASAEHPTLYVTGEESASQVRLRADRIKALHDHLYLAAETDLSAVLGHLDAVKPSLLILDSVQTVASPEIDGAPGGMAQVREVAGALIRASKERGMATLLVGHVTKDGAIAGPRLLEHLVDVVLSFEGDRHARLRLVRGVKNRYGATDEVGCFELHDEGITGLTDPSGLFLTRRDEPVPGTCLTVTLEGKRPLVVEVQALTVDTQIPSPRRTTSGLETSRVSMMLAVLEQRGRISALGKRDIYSATVGGVKLTEPAADLAVALALASAASDTPLPKNLVAIGEVGLAGEVRRVTGVQRRLAEAHRLGFTHALVPSDPGKIPAGMKVTEVADMGDALRALPRRGRADAPRDDNARR; this is encoded by the coding sequence ATGGCTGTCCGTACGAAATCCGCGAAGGACCGGCCGTCCTACCGCTGCACCGAGTGCGGCTGGACGACCGCCAAGTGGCTCGGCCGCTGCCCCGAATGCCAGGCATGGGGCACGGTGGAGGAGTACGGCGCGCCCGCGGTGCGGACGACGGCGGCCGGCCGGGTCTCCACCCCCGCGCTGCCGATCGGCAAGGTCGACGTCCGTACGGCCACCGCGCGCTCCACGGGCGTGGCCGAGCTGGACCGAGTGCTGGGCGGCGGGCTGGTGCCCGGCGCGGTCGTGCTGCTCGCGGGCGAGCCGGGCGTCGGCAAGTCCACGCTGCTGCTGGACGTCGCCGCGAAGGCGGCGAGCGCGGAACACCCCACGCTCTATGTGACCGGCGAGGAGTCCGCCAGCCAGGTGCGGCTGCGCGCCGACCGGATCAAGGCGCTGCACGACCATCTCTATCTCGCGGCCGAGACGGATCTCTCCGCCGTCCTCGGCCATCTCGACGCGGTCAAGCCGTCGCTGCTGATCCTCGACTCCGTACAGACGGTGGCCTCCCCCGAGATCGACGGCGCGCCCGGCGGGATGGCGCAGGTCCGCGAGGTGGCGGGCGCGCTGATCCGGGCGTCGAAGGAGCGCGGGATGGCGACGCTGCTGGTCGGGCATGTCACCAAGGACGGCGCGATCGCGGGCCCCCGGCTGCTGGAACATCTGGTGGACGTCGTGCTCTCCTTCGAGGGCGACCGGCACGCCAGGCTGCGGCTGGTCCGCGGTGTCAAGAACCGGTACGGGGCGACGGACGAGGTCGGCTGCTTCGAGCTGCACGACGAGGGGATCACCGGACTCACCGATCCCTCGGGGCTGTTCCTGACCCGCCGCGACGAGCCCGTGCCGGGGACATGTCTGACCGTCACCCTTGAGGGCAAGCGCCCGCTCGTCGTGGAGGTGCAGGCGCTGACGGTCGACACCCAGATCCCCTCACCCCGGCGCACCACCTCCGGGCTGGAGACCTCGCGGGTCTCGATGATGCTGGCCGTGCTGGAGCAGCGGGGCCGGATCAGCGCGCTCGGCAAGCGGGACATCTACAGCGCGACGGTCGGCGGGGTGAAGCTCACCGAGCCGGCCGCCGATCTCGCCGTGGCGCTCGCGCTGGCCTCGGCGGCGAGCGACACCCCGCTGCCGAAGAACCTGGTCGCGATCGGTGAGGTGGGGCTCGCGGGCGAGGTCAGACGGGTCACCGGCGTGCAGCGCAGACTCGCCGAGGCACACCGTCTGGGCTTCACCCACGCCCTTGTTCCGAGCGACCCGGGCAAGATCCCCGCCGGTATGAAGGTCACAGAAGTCGCCGACATGGGCGACGCTCTGAGAGCGTTGCCGCGCCGGGGTAGGGCGGACGCCCCACGGGACGACAACGCTCGCCGGTAG
- the disA gene encoding DNA integrity scanning diadenylate cyclase DisA has protein sequence MAANDRASAPGKSGTGSGNEALMRATLSAVAPGMALRDGLERILRGNTGGLIVLGMDKTVESMCTGGFVLDVEFTATRLRELAKLDGALILDKDITKILRAGVQLVPESSIPTEETGTRHRTADRVSKQCGFPVVSVSQSMRLIALYVNGERRVLEESAAILSRANQALATLERYKLRLDEVAGTLSALEIEDLVTVRDVTAVAQRLELVRRIATEIAEYVVELGTDGRLLSLQLEELIAGVEPERDLVARDYVPEPTAKRSRTVEEALDELHALTHPELLELPNVARALGYSGSPETLDSAVSPRGYRLLAKVPRLPGAIIERLVEHFGGLQKLLAASVDDLQTVDGVGEARARSVREGLSRLAESSILERYV, from the coding sequence GTGGCAGCCAACGACCGGGCATCAGCGCCCGGAAAATCCGGCACGGGCTCCGGCAACGAAGCGCTGATGCGCGCCACCCTGAGCGCTGTCGCGCCCGGCATGGCCCTGCGCGACGGGCTGGAGCGGATCCTGCGCGGCAACACCGGCGGTCTGATCGTCCTGGGCATGGACAAGACCGTCGAATCGATGTGCACGGGCGGCTTCGTGCTGGACGTGGAGTTCACCGCGACGCGCCTGCGCGAGCTGGCGAAGCTCGACGGTGCGCTCATTCTGGACAAGGACATCACCAAGATCCTGCGGGCCGGTGTGCAGCTGGTCCCGGAGTCCTCGATCCCCACGGAGGAGACGGGCACCCGGCACCGCACGGCGGACCGGGTGTCGAAGCAGTGCGGCTTCCCGGTCGTCTCGGTGTCGCAGTCGATGCGGCTGATCGCGCTGTACGTGAACGGTGAGCGCCGGGTGCTGGAGGAGTCGGCGGCGATCCTGTCGCGGGCGAACCAGGCGCTGGCGACGCTGGAGCGCTACAAGCTCCGGCTCGACGAGGTCGCGGGCACGCTCTCCGCCCTGGAGATCGAGGACCTGGTGACGGTCCGTGATGTGACGGCGGTGGCGCAGCGGCTGGAGCTGGTGCGCCGGATCGCCACGGAGATCGCGGAGTACGTGGTCGAGCTGGGCACCGACGGCCGGCTTCTCTCGCTCCAGCTGGAGGAGTTGATCGCGGGCGTCGAGCCGGAGCGGGATCTGGTCGCGCGCGACTATGTCCCGGAGCCGACGGCGAAGCGGTCCCGTACGGTCGAGGAGGCGCTCGACGAGCTGCACGCGCTGACCCATCCCGAGCTGCTGGAACTGCCCAATGTGGCGCGGGCGCTGGGCTACAGCGGTTCGCCCGAGACGCTCGACTCGGCGGTCTCGCCGCGCGGTTACCGGCTGCTGGCGAAGGTGCCCCGGCTTCCGGGCGCCATCATCGAGCGGCTGGTCGAGCACTTCGGCGGGCTCCAGAAGCTGCTGGCGGCGAGTGTGGACGATCTCCAGACGGTGGACGGTGTCGGCGAGGCGCGGGCCCGGAGCGTGCGCGAGGGGCTGTCGCGGCTGGCGGAGTCGTCGATCCTGGAGCGGTACGTGTAG
- a CDS encoding phosphatase PAP2 family protein translates to MDSSATADLYRDITDFARSTPSWFQHLAELWTEAGLLLFGVIFIVLWWSARPTGSRAVAVAVLAPLATAIAYVCSETLKTVFTEDRPCRAVAGAGASLVACPPVGDWSFPSNHSTIAGGAAIAIAIVRPLLAYLTVPMALLMAFSRVFVGVHYPHDVAVGLVLGGVVAALIVLLAAGPVQKLVETMRTSQSGAVLWMVGTGARAGAERGRHSAGRR, encoded by the coding sequence ATGGACAGCAGCGCAACTGCCGATCTCTATCGGGACATAACCGACTTTGCCCGTTCGACCCCCTCCTGGTTCCAACACCTCGCCGAGCTGTGGACGGAGGCCGGACTCCTTCTGTTCGGCGTCATCTTCATCGTGCTCTGGTGGTCCGCCCGGCCGACCGGCTCACGCGCCGTGGCCGTGGCGGTGCTCGCCCCGCTCGCGACGGCCATCGCGTATGTGTGCAGCGAGACGCTCAAGACCGTCTTCACGGAGGACCGGCCCTGCCGGGCGGTCGCGGGGGCCGGGGCATCGCTCGTGGCCTGCCCCCCGGTCGGTGACTGGTCCTTCCCGAGCAACCACTCGACGATCGCCGGCGGCGCCGCGATCGCGATCGCGATCGTGAGGCCCCTGCTCGCCTATCTCACGGTGCCGATGGCGCTCCTGATGGCGTTCTCCCGGGTCTTCGTCGGCGTGCACTACCCGCACGACGTCGCCGTGGGTCTGGTGCTGGGCGGTGTGGTGGCCGCGCTGATCGTTCTGCTCGCCGCCGGTCCCGTACAGAAACTCGTGGAGACCATGCGGACGAGCCAGTCGGGGGCGGTCCTCTGGATGGTCGGTACGGGTGCGCGCGCCGGGGCCGAGCGGGGCCGGCACAGCGCCGGCCGCCGCTGA
- a CDS encoding HhH-GPD family protein — protein sequence MSTTDITSTSLSPSPATEAAALHTPVLAWFETHARDLPWRRPEAGAWGVMVSEFMLQQTPVSRVLPVYEQWLARWPRPADLAAEAPGEAVRAWGRLGYPRRALRLHGAAQAITERHGGDVPRRHAQLLALPGIGEYTAAAVASFAYGQRHAVLDTNVRRVLARAVTGVQYPPNATTAAERKLARALLPADEDTAARWAASSMELGALVCTAKNESCARCPIAARCAWLLAGKPPHDGPARRGQTYAGTDRQVRGKLLAVLRDTHGAVTQRALDAVWDEPVQRARALDGLVADGLVEPLDGGLYRLPRS from the coding sequence ATGTCCACCACGGATATCACCTCCACCTCACTCTCCCCCTCCCCCGCCACCGAAGCGGCGGCCCTGCACACCCCCGTCCTCGCCTGGTTCGAGACGCACGCGCGCGACCTGCCCTGGCGCCGTCCCGAGGCCGGCGCCTGGGGCGTGATGGTCAGCGAGTTCATGCTCCAGCAGACCCCCGTCAGCCGGGTGCTCCCCGTGTACGAGCAGTGGCTCGCCCGCTGGCCGCGCCCCGCCGACCTCGCGGCCGAGGCCCCCGGCGAGGCCGTCCGCGCCTGGGGCCGGCTCGGCTACCCGCGCCGCGCGCTGCGGCTGCACGGGGCCGCGCAGGCGATAACGGAACGGCACGGCGGTGACGTACCCCGCCGGCACGCGCAGCTGCTCGCCCTGCCCGGCATCGGCGAGTACACCGCCGCCGCCGTGGCCTCCTTCGCGTACGGACAGCGGCACGCCGTGCTCGACACGAACGTGCGCCGGGTCCTCGCCCGCGCCGTGACCGGCGTCCAGTACCCGCCCAACGCGACCACGGCCGCCGAACGCAAGCTCGCCCGCGCGCTGCTGCCCGCCGACGAGGACACGGCCGCGCGCTGGGCCGCGTCCTCCATGGAGCTGGGCGCGCTGGTCTGCACCGCGAAGAACGAGAGCTGCGCGCGCTGCCCGATCGCCGCCCGCTGCGCCTGGCTGCTGGCCGGCAAGCCGCCGCACGACGGCCCGGCCCGGCGCGGCCAGACGTACGCCGGTACGGACCGCCAGGTGCGCGGCAAGCTCCTCGCCGTACTGCGCGACACGCACGGTGCCGTCACGCAGCGGGCGCTGGACGCGGTGTGGGACGAGCCGGTGCAGCGGGCCAGGGCGCTGGACGGGCTGGTCGCGGACGGGCTGGTCGAGCCGCTGGACGGCGGCCTCTACCGGCTGCCGCGGAGCTGA
- a CDS encoding SigE family RNA polymerase sigma factor: MAQGEVLGFEEYVRTRQEALLRSARRLVPDPVDAQDLLQTALARTYGRWNSIADKSLADAYLRRVMINTRTEWWRARKLEEVPTEQLPDARVEDGAEQRADRALLMDVLGVLAPKQRSVVVLRHWEQMSTEETAAALGMSPGTVKSTLHRALARLRQELESRARESRAQEGRAHESRALDNRESGTRSGEMGRERCAA, encoded by the coding sequence ATGGCGCAGGGTGAGGTGCTCGGTTTCGAGGAGTACGTGCGTACCCGGCAGGAGGCGCTGCTGCGCAGCGCCCGCCGTCTCGTACCGGATCCGGTGGACGCGCAGGATCTGCTCCAGACCGCGCTGGCCCGTACGTACGGCCGCTGGAACAGCATCGCCGACAAGTCCCTGGCCGACGCCTATCTGCGCCGGGTCATGATCAACACCCGTACGGAGTGGTGGCGCGCCCGCAAGCTCGAAGAGGTCCCCACCGAGCAGCTGCCCGACGCTCGGGTCGAGGACGGCGCCGAACAGCGCGCCGACCGCGCGCTGCTGATGGATGTCCTCGGGGTGCTGGCTCCCAAGCAGCGCAGTGTGGTCGTCCTGCGGCACTGGGAGCAGATGAGCACCGAGGAGACGGCCGCGGCGCTCGGTATGTCGCCGGGTACGGTGAAGAGCACACTGCACCGCGCGCTGGCCCGGCTCCGCCAGGAGCTGGAGAGCCGGGCGCGGGAGAGCAGGGCGCAGGAGGGCCGGGCGCACGAGAGCCGGGCCCTCGACAACCGGGAGTCCGGGACGAGGTCCGGGGAAATGGGGCGGGAGAGGTGCGCGGCCTGA
- the cseB gene encoding two-component system response regulator CseB, with translation MAETHVLFVEDDDVIREATQLALERDGFAVTAMPDGLSGLAAFRANRPDIALLDVMVPGLDGVSLCRRIRDESTVPVIMLSARADSIDVVLGLEAGADDYVTKPFDGAVLVARIRAVLRRFGHAGGAAGEPDGSDGYADENGVLTFGDLVIDTEGMEVRRAGAPVALTPTEMRLLLEFSAAPGTVLSRDRLLERVWDYGWGGDTRVVDVHVQRLRTKIGQDRIDTVRGFGYKLRA, from the coding sequence ATGGCCGAGACCCACGTCCTGTTCGTCGAGGACGACGATGTCATCCGCGAAGCCACCCAGCTGGCGCTGGAGCGCGACGGCTTCGCGGTCACCGCGATGCCCGACGGGCTGTCGGGGCTGGCGGCGTTCCGCGCGAACCGGCCGGACATCGCGCTGCTCGATGTGATGGTGCCGGGGCTGGACGGGGTCAGCCTGTGCCGGCGTATCCGCGACGAGTCGACCGTGCCGGTGATCATGCTGTCGGCGCGCGCCGACTCGATCGATGTGGTGCTCGGTCTGGAGGCCGGCGCCGACGACTATGTGACGAAGCCCTTCGACGGCGCGGTGCTGGTCGCGCGGATCCGGGCCGTACTGCGCCGCTTCGGACACGCGGGAGGGGCCGCCGGGGAGCCGGACGGCTCGGACGGGTACGCCGACGAGAACGGGGTGCTGACCTTCGGCGATCTGGTGATCGACACGGAGGGCATGGAGGTGCGCAGGGCGGGTGCGCCGGTGGCGCTGACCCCGACGGAGATGCGGCTGCTGCTGGAGTTCTCGGCGGCGCCCGGGACCGTACTGTCGCGGGACAGGCTGCTGGAGCGGGTCTGGGACTACGGCTGGGGCGGTGACACCCGGGTGGTGGACGTCCATGTGCAGCGGCTGCGTACGAAGATCGGCCAGGACCGGATCGACACCGTCCGGGGTTTCGGCTACAAGCTCAGGGCCTGA